One window of the Haloarcula halobia genome contains the following:
- a CDS encoding gamma-glutamylcyclotransferase family protein has translation MEVFVYGTLTDPATAASVLETYTYRGSATLAGLHRVDGRYPTLAPGGTADGRLLWTPEVTALDAYEGVDRGLYVRVSLPRADTTGQRVECYVGDPAALDAPVEWPGTGPFADRVRRVCRSEDVGVRAQE, from the coding sequence ATGGAGGTCTTCGTCTACGGGACGCTCACCGACCCGGCGACGGCGGCGTCGGTGCTCGAGACATACACGTACCGCGGGTCGGCTACGCTCGCCGGCCTCCACCGCGTCGACGGACGCTACCCCACGCTCGCGCCCGGTGGCACGGCCGACGGCCGGCTCCTCTGGACGCCCGAGGTCACCGCCCTCGACGCCTACGAGGGGGTCGACCGGGGGCTGTACGTCCGGGTATCGCTCCCGCGGGCCGACACAACGGGCCAGCGCGTCGAGTGCTACGTGGGCGACCCGGCGGCGCTCGACGCCCCGGTCGAGTGGCCCGGCACCGGCCCGTTCGCCGACCGCGTGCGACGGGTCTGTCGAAGCGAGGACGTCGGGGTTCGGGCCCAGGAATAG
- a CDS encoding 2Fe-2S iron-sulfur cluster-binding protein, whose translation MTEYTVEFVGTGETVTVADTETILSRCIEEGIAQEYSCRVGMCLACSAHIVEGEVTQPAARGLTERERENYALTCMARPQSDLKLDRGVYPPSIEAEAGDAVSADD comes from the coding sequence ATGACCGAGTACACCGTCGAATTCGTCGGGACCGGCGAGACCGTCACGGTCGCCGACACGGAGACCATCCTCTCGCGGTGCATCGAGGAGGGCATCGCCCAAGAGTACTCCTGTCGCGTGGGGATGTGCCTGGCGTGTTCGGCCCACATCGTCGAGGGCGAGGTGACCCAGCCGGCCGCGCGCGGCCTCACCGAACGCGAGCGAGAGAACTACGCGCTGACCTGCATGGCCCGACCCCAGTCCGACCTGAAACTCGACCGGGGTGTCTACCCGCCGAGCATCGAAGCGGAGGCCGGCGACGCCGTCTCGGCCGACGACTGA
- a CDS encoding MFS transporter: MTRQRTVVLAVIVNTFFVGFGGGVVFPILPNLGAVLGISPFLVGLILSANRITRIVANAPAGSLIDRVGTRTPFVVGLFVEGLATLGYLVAVTAPFPEAWFLVARVLWGVGSALVFATAYTIAADVSGADSRGANMGVVRGGITLGFPVGLVLGGVVSEAYSVAAAFAAAAAFAMLASAIAYVLVPETHVDDHRGGVSPLDVDTTRTTLAVGLVNFGLYFAYLGALFSTLVLVIDVRDLTTLGYGAQGLSGGLMAVTVVAASGLTLAGGTLSDGDGRRLPVLLAFLVVSFAGFLLLAAAGSLPAFVLACLLVGAGQGGTSGPLVALLADLTPSERMGRATATNNVLGDFGGALGPLVSLPLVDVVGFAPVYVACAVVPIAAGAVLVGSLSAEGHSPLPAPGTAED, from the coding sequence ATGACCCGCCAGCGGACCGTCGTGCTCGCTGTCATCGTGAACACCTTCTTCGTCGGGTTCGGCGGCGGCGTCGTCTTCCCCATCCTGCCGAACCTGGGGGCCGTGCTCGGCATCTCGCCGTTCCTCGTGGGACTCATCCTCAGCGCCAACCGCATCACCCGCATCGTCGCGAACGCCCCGGCGGGGTCGCTCATCGACCGGGTGGGGACGCGCACGCCCTTCGTCGTCGGTCTCTTCGTCGAGGGACTGGCGACGCTTGGCTACCTCGTGGCCGTCACCGCGCCGTTCCCGGAGGCCTGGTTCCTGGTGGCCCGCGTCCTCTGGGGGGTCGGCAGCGCGCTGGTGTTCGCGACGGCCTACACCATCGCCGCCGACGTGAGCGGGGCCGACTCCCGCGGGGCGAACATGGGCGTCGTCCGCGGCGGCATCACGCTCGGGTTCCCCGTCGGCCTCGTCCTGGGGGGCGTCGTCAGCGAGGCCTACAGCGTCGCCGCCGCGTTCGCCGCTGCGGCGGCGTTTGCCATGCTCGCCAGCGCCATCGCTTACGTGCTGGTCCCCGAGACACACGTCGACGACCACCGGGGCGGCGTCTCGCCGCTCGACGTCGACACCACCCGGACCACCCTCGCCGTCGGCCTGGTGAACTTCGGCCTCTACTTCGCGTACCTCGGGGCGCTGTTCTCGACGCTCGTGCTCGTCATCGACGTCAGGGACCTGACGACGCTGGGCTACGGCGCCCAGGGGCTCTCGGGCGGGCTGATGGCGGTGACCGTCGTCGCCGCCTCGGGGCTGACGCTCGCCGGTGGGACGCTCAGCGACGGCGACGGCCGGCGCCTGCCGGTCTTGCTCGCCTTCCTCGTCGTCTCGTTCGCCGGGTTTCTCCTGCTCGCGGCCGCCGGCTCTCTCCCGGCGTTCGTGCTGGCCTGCCTCCTCGTCGGGGCCGGCCAGGGGGGAACCAGCGGACCGCTGGTCGCGCTCCTGGCCGACCTGACGCCGAGCGAGCGGATGGGGCGGGCGACGGCGACGAACAACGTCCTCGGCGACTTCGGCGGGGCGCTCGGCCCGCTGGTGTCGCTCCCGCTGGTCGACGTGGTCGGGTTCGCCCCGGTCTACGTCGCCTGCGCCGTCGTCCCGATCGCCGCCGGGGCCGTACTGGTGGGCAGTCTCTCGGCCGAGGGACACTCGCCGCTGCCCGCCCCGGGGACGGCCGAGGACTGA
- a CDS encoding ArsR family transcriptional regulator — MSDARPGESSDRTSSDEFSLESVLAVFDGRSDPGRPLTANDVMEALGCSRRTAHNKLNALVEQGRLATRKVGARGRVWWVPLDSVVDDAARARAERELAIDNEVHAVDLPGDGERLAKQRAALQAAYDFLGENPEATESEVITEVFPDHPAGYDTADDWWTVIKPALKELPAVDVATDTDHFWHYVGG; from the coding sequence ATGAGCGATGCGAGGCCCGGCGAGTCGTCTGACCGAACGTCGAGCGACGAGTTCTCGCTGGAGAGCGTCCTCGCCGTCTTCGACGGCCGCTCGGACCCCGGGCGGCCGCTGACCGCCAACGACGTGATGGAGGCACTGGGTTGCTCGCGGCGGACGGCCCACAACAAGCTCAACGCGCTCGTCGAGCAGGGTCGCCTCGCGACGCGGAAGGTCGGTGCCCGCGGTCGGGTCTGGTGGGTGCCCCTCGACTCGGTGGTCGACGACGCGGCTCGGGCCCGCGCGGAACGCGAACTGGCCATCGACAACGAGGTCCACGCGGTGGACCTCCCGGGCGACGGCGAGCGACTCGCGAAACAGCGCGCGGCCCTGCAGGCGGCCTACGACTTCCTCGGCGAGAACCCGGAGGCCACCGAGTCGGAGGTGATCACCGAGGTGTTCCCCGACCATCCCGCCGGGTACGACACCGCCGACGACTGGTGGACAGTCATCAAGCCGGCCCTGAAGGAACTGCCAGCCGTCGACGTGGCCACGGACACGGACCACTTCTGGCACTACGTCGGCGGCTAG
- a CDS encoding type II secretion system F family protein gives MTTDGPPLGIVDRGLYALFAHHADDGRHTATRDRYRAADPDTGFGLYVARLYGLAWLALVAGIAGTATLAALAPPAAVTRLAAVVGESLPILNRLPLPTVPRAVLVLVASAAAGLCCRVVVFRLGDRYLSWVAAGRRADIAVTLPGAVRYLRVLASGTHDREAMLRAVARQDAYGETARAFRRALNRGALTGSLDEGLERVASETPSRDLLAPFLLKFKEHANQSTEALAGYLEMEGRLLAHQQTRRHERATGYLELLAELFVVLLVVPALIVLIVTVMSVLAPGLSAPVSTPLGETTVRAAVVYGSAGFVLVTGILASWLVHSLRPTTTATPTYRRPDGPLATLATVHTNPASALVVAVPAGVLVAAGLWSLGYRPLNVGLLSYVAVGLPVGAVAVRRARRDDAKDREIQDFVHAVAGHVALGRPFPEAVRRVAAEVELGALAADVDALAFTLGLSDSPDGEAANRRSAALEQFVERVGTPLAEQTIGLVVGALDTGSDSEDVFETLQTEIGTLYHQRKSLRSALLVYVAVGWTTALLVLGITVAVNVYVLAEFAQLSAVADGSTVAFDPAAVDPERARYRFYVVTQATMLACGWFAGTASRGVYEALLHSGGQVCIAYVVFAGVGLL, from the coding sequence ATGACGACTGACGGTCCCCCGCTCGGCATCGTCGACCGGGGGCTGTACGCGCTCTTTGCCCACCACGCCGACGACGGCCGCCACACAGCAACGCGGGACCGGTACCGGGCGGCCGACCCGGACACCGGGTTCGGGCTCTACGTCGCGCGGCTGTACGGCCTCGCGTGGCTGGCGCTCGTCGCCGGTATCGCCGGCACCGCGACGCTGGCCGCGCTGGCCCCGCCGGCCGCCGTCACTCGACTCGCGGCCGTGGTCGGCGAGAGCCTGCCGATCCTCAACCGCCTCCCGCTACCGACGGTCCCCCGGGCGGTCCTCGTGCTCGTCGCCAGTGCGGCGGCCGGGCTCTGCTGTCGGGTCGTGGTGTTCCGGCTGGGCGACCGCTACCTCTCGTGGGTCGCCGCCGGTCGACGGGCCGACATCGCCGTGACGCTCCCCGGCGCGGTCCGGTACCTGCGCGTGCTGGCCTCTGGCACCCACGACCGGGAGGCGATGCTCCGGGCGGTGGCCCGGCAGGACGCCTACGGCGAGACAGCCCGAGCGTTCCGGCGTGCGCTCAACCGGGGCGCGCTGACCGGGAGCCTGGACGAAGGGCTCGAACGGGTCGCCAGCGAGACGCCCTCCCGGGACCTGCTCGCGCCCTTCCTGCTGAAGTTCAAGGAACACGCCAACCAGAGCACCGAGGCGCTGGCGGGCTACCTGGAGATGGAGGGACGGCTCCTCGCCCACCAGCAGACCCGCCGCCACGAGCGCGCGACCGGCTACCTCGAACTGCTCGCGGAGCTGTTCGTCGTCCTCCTGGTGGTGCCGGCGCTGATCGTCCTCATCGTCACCGTCATGAGCGTGCTCGCGCCGGGACTGTCGGCGCCGGTGTCGACCCCGCTGGGCGAGACCACGGTCAGGGCGGCCGTGGTCTACGGGAGCGCGGGGTTCGTCCTGGTGACCGGGATCCTCGCGTCCTGGCTCGTCCACTCGCTGCGGCCCACGACGACCGCGACGCCGACGTACCGCCGGCCCGACGGCCCGCTGGCGACGCTCGCGACGGTCCACACGAACCCCGCGAGCGCGCTCGTCGTCGCCGTGCCGGCCGGGGTGCTGGTCGCCGCTGGTCTCTGGTCGCTGGGCTACCGACCGCTGAACGTCGGCCTGCTGTCGTACGTCGCCGTCGGCCTCCCGGTCGGTGCCGTCGCCGTCCGCAGGGCACGTCGGGACGACGCGAAGGACCGGGAGATACAGGACTTCGTCCACGCCGTCGCCGGCCACGTCGCCCTCGGGCGGCCGTTCCCCGAGGCGGTCCGGCGAGTGGCGGCGGAGGTGGAACTGGGGGCACTCGCCGCGGACGTCGACGCGCTCGCGTTCACCCTGGGCCTGAGCGACAGTCCGGACGGGGAGGCGGCCAACCGTCGCTCGGCGGCGCTCGAGCAGTTCGTCGAGCGGGTCGGGACGCCGCTCGCCGAGCAGACCATCGGGCTCGTCGTCGGCGCGCTCGACACCGGGAGCGACAGCGAGGACGTCTTCGAGACCCTGCAGACCGAGATCGGGACGCTCTACCACCAGCGCAAGTCGCTCCGCTCGGCGCTTTTGGTCTACGTCGCCGTCGGCTGGACGACGGCCCTGCTGGTGCTTGGCATCACCGTCGCCGTCAACGTCTACGTCCTGGCGGAGTTCGCCCAGCTGTCGGCCGTCGCCGACGGATCGACCGTCGCCTTCGACCCGGCCGCGGTCGACCCCGAGCGGGCGCGGTACCGGTTCTACGTCGTCACGCAGGCGACGATGCTCGCCTGTGGCTGGTTCGCCGGCACGGCCAGCCGCGGGGTCTACGAGGCACTGCTTCACTCCGGCGGGCAGGTGTGTATCGCCTACGTCGTCTTCGCGGGGGTGGGCCTGCTGTGA
- a CDS encoding L-lactate permease — MATALQIGLAVLPLAAIAFLMIGRYWPATKAMPVAWVVAAVVGLLGWNMSPRWLVAASINGAITAVNILYIVFGAILVLYTLKETGAFDVINEGFTSISDDRRVQVVLLVFLMGSFIEAAAGFGTPAAVVGPLLVGLGFPPLAAVVIALTGNLMAITFGAVGTPLIIGLEDIFASTESIQSTVAAQGMTIPEWVAQIAVWAATFHVIVGAVLPFIGVAMMTRFFGEERSIRPALEVLPLTLFAWASFSVPYWLTAYFLGPTFPGLFGAMGGMVLTVGALKAGFFHPDEEWDFAPESQWPEHWIGDIQPGESASGDTRVAADGGQVTAQSMSLVRAWTPYAVLAALLVLTRVVDPVTNFLTSTLVFEWANILGTGMDNSFALLYLPGAIFVAVHLLTIPLHGMDRREITDAWSETIVKVTPAVLALVFAVATVQIMIQSGETANVDSMLVVLSEATADTAGVVYPFFAALVGAFGAFLAGSNTVSDILFGTFQYNVATDLGVSRTILVGAQAVGGAIGNLIAVHNVVAALAVVGLVGEEGRVIRLELIPLAYYATMTGILALLFVYVLAPGTF, encoded by the coding sequence ATGGCGACCGCACTGCAGATCGGCCTGGCCGTGTTGCCACTGGCGGCCATCGCGTTCCTGATGATCGGTCGGTACTGGCCGGCGACGAAGGCCATGCCGGTCGCGTGGGTGGTCGCGGCCGTCGTCGGCCTCCTCGGGTGGAACATGTCCCCGCGGTGGCTCGTCGCGGCGTCGATCAACGGGGCGATAACGGCGGTGAACATCCTCTACATCGTCTTCGGCGCCATCCTGGTGCTGTACACGCTCAAGGAGACCGGCGCGTTCGACGTCATCAACGAGGGCTTTACCTCCATCAGCGACGACCGGCGCGTCCAGGTCGTCCTGCTCGTGTTCCTGATGGGGTCCTTTATCGAGGCCGCCGCCGGGTTCGGGACGCCGGCCGCCGTCGTCGGCCCGCTGCTCGTGGGGCTCGGCTTCCCGCCGCTGGCGGCCGTGGTCATCGCGCTGACCGGTAACCTGATGGCCATCACGTTCGGGGCGGTCGGGACGCCGCTCATCATCGGCCTCGAGGACATCTTCGCCTCGACCGAGTCCATCCAGTCGACGGTCGCCGCCCAGGGGATGACCATCCCCGAGTGGGTCGCCCAGATCGCGGTCTGGGCCGCAACCTTCCACGTCATCGTGGGCGCAGTGCTGCCGTTCATCGGCGTGGCGATGATGACGCGCTTCTTCGGCGAGGAACGCTCCATCCGGCCCGCGCTCGAGGTCCTGCCCCTGACGCTGTTCGCGTGGGCCTCCTTCTCGGTGCCGTACTGGCTCACCGCCTACTTCCTGGGCCCGACCTTCCCCGGCCTGTTCGGGGCGATGGGCGGGATGGTCCTCACGGTCGGCGCGCTGAAGGCCGGCTTCTTCCACCCCGACGAGGAGTGGGACTTCGCGCCCGAGTCGCAGTGGCCCGAGCACTGGATCGGCGACATCCAGCCGGGCGAGTCGGCCAGCGGCGACACGAGGGTTGCCGCCGACGGCGGACAGGTCACCGCCCAGTCCATGTCGCTCGTCCGCGCGTGGACGCCCTACGCCGTGCTCGCCGCGCTGCTCGTCCTCACGCGGGTCGTCGACCCCGTGACGAACTTCCTCACCTCGACGCTCGTCTTCGAGTGGGCGAACATCCTCGGCACGGGCATGGACAACAGCTTCGCGCTGCTGTACCTGCCCGGCGCTATCTTCGTCGCGGTCCACCTGCTGACCATCCCGCTGCACGGGATGGACCGACGCGAGATCACGGACGCCTGGTCCGAGACCATCGTGAAGGTGACGCCCGCGGTGCTCGCGCTGGTCTTTGCCGTCGCGACGGTCCAGATCATGATCCAGTCCGGCGAGACGGCCAACGTCGACAGCATGCTGGTGGTCCTCTCGGAGGCGACGGCCGACACCGCCGGCGTCGTCTACCCGTTCTTCGCCGCGCTGGTCGGGGCCTTCGGGGCGTTCCTGGCCGGGTCGAACACGGTCAGTGACATCCTCTTTGGCACCTTCCAGTACAACGTCGCGACCGACCTTGGCGTCTCCCGGACCATCCTGGTCGGCGCCCAGGCCGTCGGCGGCGCCATCGGGAACCTCATCGCGGTTCACAACGTCGTCGCCGCGCTGGCCGTCGTCGGCCTCGTCGGCGAGGAGGGGCGTGTCATCCGTCTCGAGCTCATCCCGCTTGCCTACTACGCCACGATGACCGGCATCCTGGCGCTGCTGTTCGTCTACGTCTTGGCGCCCGGGACGTTCTGA
- a CDS encoding PAS domain S-box protein, with protein MSAAERTARVLYVDGDETFAARTAAGLEREADPLEVVTADSARDGLDRIETERVDCVVSEYDLPDRTGIEFLETVRERYGELPFVIFTGRGSEAVASEAIGAGVTDYLQQSGETGRDAVLANRVATAIDEYRSRGEDESNEERLSLLVDESPMGVIEWDGEMGVVQMNPAAEDILGYSEAELVGEPWTEIVPPSDRAPVADVIADSMETGTEARSVNENVRGDGERITCEWHNRVVTDDDGSVVTMFSLFQEVTERRRREDAVEQLHETARSLMGAETHDDVAEMVVQAARDILDIPVNSVHLQAATGDCLEPVAWTDEARELVGPLPTFEPGSGLAWQVFESGDTAMFDDVSSAEDRFNPETDVRSEMILPLGDYGVLLAGSTEVSEFDGADVSLMKTLAATATAALERIERTEALGLQRDRLRTLFEMVPEPIIRVRFEDDRPVLRDGNPAFEETFGHDVEAAVGQPVNDLIVPPDRQPAAERIDDRIRSGRTFGREVRRRTDDGLGDFLFRSVPVPGDHDEYFRIYVDISELKRSQRRLEQQNERLEMFAGVVSHDLRNPLLVAQSGVEMVQQQFENDGDLDDDTLDIVVRAHDRMDQLVDDLLALARHNGQTLDPEPISLAEVGRACWETVRTDGATLDVEATMRVRADESQLKQLLENLVRNAVDHGGTDVTVTIGDMADGFYVEDDGTGIPPAEREQVFERGYSTADGGTGFGLVIADQVADAHGWDLRLTDGADGGARFEVSGVETDPTEE; from the coding sequence ATGTCCGCGGCCGAGCGCACCGCCCGGGTCCTCTATGTCGACGGCGACGAGACGTTCGCGGCCCGCACCGCGGCGGGCCTCGAACGGGAAGCCGACCCGCTGGAGGTCGTGACCGCGGACTCGGCGCGCGACGGGCTCGACCGCATCGAGACGGAACGGGTGGACTGTGTCGTCAGCGAGTACGACCTCCCCGACCGGACCGGTATCGAGTTCCTCGAGACGGTCCGCGAACGGTACGGGGAGTTGCCGTTCGTCATCTTCACCGGTCGCGGCAGCGAGGCGGTGGCCAGCGAGGCCATCGGCGCCGGCGTGACCGACTACCTGCAGCAGTCGGGCGAGACCGGTCGGGACGCCGTCCTCGCGAACAGGGTCGCGACGGCGATCGACGAATACCGATCGCGGGGCGAGGACGAGTCGAACGAGGAGCGCCTGTCCCTGCTCGTCGACGAGTCGCCGATGGGCGTCATCGAGTGGGACGGGGAGATGGGCGTCGTCCAGATGAACCCCGCCGCCGAGGACATCCTCGGGTACAGCGAGGCGGAGCTGGTCGGCGAACCGTGGACCGAAATCGTGCCGCCGTCCGACCGGGCCCCCGTCGCCGACGTCATCGCCGATAGCATGGAGACGGGGACGGAGGCCCGCAGCGTCAACGAGAACGTCCGCGGCGACGGCGAGCGCATCACCTGCGAGTGGCACAACCGGGTCGTCACCGACGACGACGGGTCGGTCGTCACGATGTTCTCCCTCTTCCAGGAGGTCACGGAGCGACGGCGCCGCGAGGACGCGGTCGAACAGCTCCACGAGACCGCCCGTTCGCTGATGGGGGCCGAGACGCACGACGACGTCGCGGAGATGGTCGTCCAGGCCGCCCGCGACATCCTCGACATCCCGGTCAACTCAGTCCACCTCCAGGCGGCAACGGGGGACTGCCTCGAACCGGTCGCGTGGACCGACGAAGCCAGGGAGCTGGTCGGTCCCCTTCCGACGTTCGAACCCGGAAGCGGACTCGCCTGGCAGGTCTTCGAGTCCGGCGACACGGCGATGTTCGATGACGTCTCGAGCGCCGAGGACCGGTTCAACCCCGAGACGGACGTCCGGAGCGAGATGATACTCCCGCTCGGGGACTACGGCGTGCTCCTGGCGGGGTCGACGGAGGTCTCGGAGTTCGACGGGGCCGACGTCTCGCTGATGAAGACGCTCGCCGCGACGGCGACGGCGGCCCTCGAGCGTATCGAACGTACCGAGGCGCTGGGACTCCAGCGCGACCGGCTCCGGACGCTCTTCGAGATGGTGCCGGAACCGATCATCCGGGTCAGGTTCGAGGACGACCGCCCCGTCCTGCGGGACGGGAACCCGGCGTTCGAGGAGACCTTCGGCCACGACGTCGAGGCCGCCGTCGGCCAACCGGTCAACGACCTCATCGTCCCGCCGGACCGCCAGCCCGCGGCCGAGCGCATCGACGACCGGATACGCAGCGGCCGGACGTTCGGGCGGGAGGTGCGTCGCCGGACGGACGACGGACTCGGTGACTTCCTCTTTCGGTCGGTCCCGGTCCCCGGGGACCACGACGAGTACTTCCGTATCTACGTCGACATCAGCGAACTGAAGCGGTCCCAACGCCGCCTGGAACAGCAAAACGAACGCCTGGAGATGTTCGCGGGCGTCGTGAGCCACGACCTCCGGAACCCGTTGCTGGTCGCCCAGTCGGGCGTCGAGATGGTCCAGCAGCAATTCGAGAACGACGGTGACCTGGACGACGACACACTGGACATCGTGGTTCGCGCCCACGACCGGATGGACCAGCTGGTCGACGACCTGCTGGCGCTCGCGCGCCACAACGGCCAGACACTCGACCCGGAGCCCATCTCGCTCGCCGAGGTCGGGCGGGCCTGCTGGGAGACGGTCAGGACCGACGGGGCGACGCTCGACGTGGAGGCGACCATGCGCGTGCGGGCCGACGAGAGCCAGCTGAAACAGCTACTCGAGAACCTCGTCCGGAACGCGGTGGACCACGGCGGGACCGACGTGACCGTGACCATCGGTGACATGGCGGACGGGTTCTACGTCGAGGACGACGGCACCGGAATCCCGCCGGCCGAACGCGAGCAGGTCTTCGAGCGGGGCTACTCGACGGCCGACGGCGGCACGGGGTTCGGACTGGTCATCGCCGATCAGGTCGCCGACGCCCACGGCTGGGACCTCCGCCTCACCGACGGCGCGGACGGCGGGGCGCGCTTCGAGGTGTCCGGCGTCGAGACGGACCCGACCGAGGAGTGA
- a CDS encoding type II/IV secretion system ATPase subunit, with amino-acid sequence MSRRADTGWHATVPAPVPPDDPGAWYAPDVREQDEIYPGVVVTIRRAGSEFGYDVREPLLSTPAASALATVESHFEGAHVERPRTREGAIERMDCGFDPKHRRVIDRLVECSPTVRRRVDYHAACSLACLGDLTPYALDHRIDVADVTDDGVVVHTDDYAPAETDLGPDPAFIDRFASERVERHTVSFEGFEVPVVVYREHLLGSDPFTTKYAVREPDLLPGDEQLIEACKERIWETNVDGLVEDRTAFVRDRARAHLARQLTVRNTTEWLDAVCYRVRSALAELDLAVPPVDHRFAADRLEDLLYYVMRDLVGYGKLTVPVRDHTLEDIEANRVGERVKVLPRADLGHDGRVPTNLAFESESAFVNVVMQLAADDGTELNASNPSAKVNIDPDGDSEADETIRCAVALPTISEGGPHISIRKQSADAMTPVDLVERDALPTELVALLWLFYESHGVVLFSGPTGAGKTTLMNAHMPFVPYRDRPISMDEGSREVRIPHETGVSLTTREHERDHRRVTMADLMTQCNYLNPDVEVIAEINTPESFETFAETLNTGHGVIGTTHADDVETLVNRVIEKGVPTYLLAEIDLVVFPRYVDGERYVADVVEFVDEPRYRDDRSGTIEKDGTTVHWNSVCRRRPDGTYDIAYEHPQFGGEARSVETGVLERLATLRDEPIEDVEAALHRRHRYVQYLVREDLTDFESLFEVLADLETNEAATVERLRRRAGESGPDRLEVRNDDD; translated from the coding sequence ATGAGCCGACGCGCGGACACAGGCTGGCACGCCACCGTGCCGGCACCGGTACCGCCGGACGACCCCGGAGCATGGTACGCTCCGGACGTCCGAGAACAGGACGAGATCTACCCCGGCGTGGTCGTCACCATCCGCCGGGCAGGCAGCGAGTTCGGGTACGATGTCCGCGAACCGCTGCTCTCGACACCGGCCGCGAGCGCCCTCGCGACCGTCGAATCGCACTTCGAGGGTGCGCACGTCGAGCGTCCCCGAACGCGTGAGGGTGCCATCGAACGCATGGATTGCGGGTTCGACCCGAAGCACCGCCGGGTCATCGACCGACTGGTGGAGTGTTCGCCGACCGTCCGCCGCCGCGTTGACTACCACGCCGCCTGTTCGCTTGCGTGCCTGGGCGATCTGACGCCGTACGCGCTGGACCACCGCATCGACGTCGCCGACGTCACCGACGACGGCGTCGTGGTCCACACCGACGACTACGCCCCCGCCGAGACCGACCTGGGGCCGGACCCGGCGTTCATCGACCGGTTCGCCAGCGAGCGCGTCGAGCGCCACACCGTCTCCTTCGAGGGGTTCGAGGTGCCGGTCGTCGTCTACCGCGAGCACCTGCTGGGGTCGGACCCGTTCACGACGAAGTACGCGGTCCGGGAACCGGACCTGTTGCCCGGCGACGAACAGCTCATCGAGGCCTGCAAGGAGCGCATCTGGGAGACGAACGTCGACGGCCTCGTCGAGGACCGCACCGCGTTCGTCCGCGACCGGGCGCGGGCTCACCTGGCCCGGCAGCTGACCGTCCGCAACACGACCGAGTGGCTCGACGCCGTGTGCTACCGCGTCCGCTCGGCGCTGGCCGAGCTCGACCTCGCGGTGCCGCCGGTCGATCACCGCTTTGCCGCCGATCGGCTCGAGGACCTGCTGTACTACGTGATGCGCGATCTCGTCGGCTACGGGAAACTGACGGTTCCCGTCCGCGATCACACGCTCGAGGACATCGAGGCCAACCGGGTGGGCGAGCGCGTGAAGGTCCTCCCCCGCGCCGACCTGGGCCACGACGGCCGTGTCCCGACGAACCTCGCCTTCGAGTCCGAGAGTGCCTTCGTCAACGTGGTGATGCAGCTGGCGGCCGACGACGGCACCGAGCTCAACGCCTCGAACCCGAGCGCGAAGGTCAACATCGACCCCGACGGCGACAGCGAGGCTGACGAGACCATCCGCTGTGCGGTGGCCTTACCGACCATCAGCGAGGGCGGCCCGCACATCTCCATCCGCAAGCAGTCTGCCGACGCGATGACGCCGGTCGACCTCGTCGAACGCGACGCGCTCCCGACGGAGCTGGTCGCCCTGCTGTGGCTGTTCTACGAGTCCCACGGCGTCGTGCTCTTCTCCGGCCCGACGGGTGCGGGCAAGACGACGCTCATGAACGCCCACATGCCCTTCGTCCCCTACCGTGACCGCCCCATCAGCATGGACGAGGGGTCACGCGAGGTGCGGATTCCCCACGAGACCGGCGTCTCGCTAACCACCCGCGAGCACGAGCGCGACCACCGGCGGGTGACGATGGCCGACCTGATGACCCAGTGTAACTACCTCAACCCGGACGTCGAGGTCATCGCCGAGATCAACACGCCCGAGTCCTTCGAGACGTTCGCCGAGACGCTGAACACGGGCCACGGCGTCATCGGCACCACGCACGCCGACGACGTGGAGACGCTCGTCAACCGCGTCATCGAGAAGGGGGTCCCGACGTACCTGCTCGCGGAGATCGACCTCGTCGTCTTCCCGCGGTACGTCGACGGCGAGCGGTACGTCGCCGACGTCGTCGAGTTCGTCGACGAACCCCGGTACCGCGACGACCGTTCCGGGACCATCGAGAAAGACGGGACGACCGTCCACTGGAACAGCGTCTGCCGCCGCCGGCCGGACGGGACCTACGACATCGCCTACGAGCACCCGCAGTTCGGCGGCGAGGCCCGGTCGGTCGAGACGGGCGTCCTCGAGCGCCTGGCGACGCTCCGCGACGAACCAATCGAGGACGTGGAGGCCGCGCTGCACCGCCGGCACCGCTACGTGCAGTACCTGGTCCGAGAGGACCTCACGGACTTCGAGTCGCTGTTCGAGGTGCTCGCCGACTTGGAGACCAACGAGGCCGCGACCGTCGAGCGACTCCGGCGACGGGCCGGCGAGTCGGGCCCCGACCGCCTGGAGGTGCGGAACGATGACGACTGA